One segment of Bacillus alkalisoli DNA contains the following:
- the ezrA gene encoding septation ring formation regulator EzrA: protein MKIVIGILVLAITFVTFSYFTRKKIYSEVDRLEVWKMSIMNKPVTEELSKVKDLNMTGQTEELFENWRNKWDDILTYQLPNIEEMLFDAEEYADKYRFKKAKAVAKKADEQLTEIEKSIDEIYAELQELIGSQADSNEKATTLEEKYKQCKKHLLTQRHQYGNATTKLEKNLEAYAESFTEFKEAIDNGNYLVARDLINKVENEIAEFEYKLNELPNQLIECHSIIPGQLAEIESGYKDMIEEGYKLDHLKIEEKVETLRSKLKVLLELLNNTDVKQASEGVSSVKEELESLYDLIEKEALSKQYINKEIPTIHTNLGQLTEQSTNSKEETIIVQESYQLLEDDLTTQKTMESNIQKLNNRFLILKQHLEEKSIAYSILKEELEDICEQINSIQEVHEQYVIMLQALRKDEMAAREQLVHLRKLLFESRRMIDKNNLPGLPKDFYDLIAETNSNIKAVTEKLEEKPLNIIEVNVILQHAVASVEKCYNETKDIIENAALAEKVIQYGNRYRSKYNSVHERLVEAEQLFRSFQYAAALEEAATSLEEVDPGVLKRIDKLIEKRIGNDEGEVEQQNIN from the coding sequence ATGAAGATAGTAATTGGAATATTAGTTTTAGCTATTACATTTGTTACGTTTAGTTATTTTACTAGAAAAAAGATTTATAGTGAAGTTGACCGACTAGAAGTGTGGAAAATGTCGATCATGAACAAGCCTGTTACGGAAGAATTGTCGAAAGTAAAAGATTTGAATATGACAGGTCAAACAGAAGAACTTTTTGAAAATTGGAGAAATAAATGGGATGATATTTTGACATATCAACTTCCAAACATTGAAGAGATGTTGTTTGATGCAGAGGAATATGCTGACAAGTATCGATTTAAAAAAGCAAAAGCAGTTGCTAAAAAAGCTGACGAGCAATTAACAGAAATAGAAAAAAGTATAGATGAAATATATGCTGAGCTACAAGAATTGATTGGTAGCCAAGCGGATAGTAATGAAAAGGCGACAACATTAGAAGAAAAATATAAGCAATGCAAAAAGCATTTATTAACGCAACGACACCAATACGGAAATGCAACAACAAAACTTGAAAAAAATTTAGAAGCTTATGCTGAGAGTTTTACAGAGTTTAAAGAAGCTATTGATAATGGTAATTACCTAGTTGCAAGGGATCTTATTAATAAAGTAGAGAATGAAATCGCTGAGTTTGAATACAAGCTAAATGAGTTACCAAATCAATTAATAGAATGTCACTCTATCATTCCGGGGCAACTCGCGGAAATAGAATCCGGCTATAAAGATATGATAGAAGAAGGATATAAACTAGACCACTTAAAAATTGAAGAAAAAGTAGAAACGTTGCGTTCTAAATTGAAGGTGCTTTTAGAACTATTAAACAATACTGATGTAAAACAGGCGTCAGAAGGTGTATCTTCTGTAAAAGAGGAACTCGAGTCACTTTACGACCTTATAGAAAAAGAAGCTCTTTCCAAACAATATATCAATAAAGAAATTCCAACGATTCATACGAACTTAGGTCAGCTAACAGAACAATCAACAAATTCTAAAGAAGAAACAATTATTGTTCAAGAGAGTTATCAACTATTAGAAGACGACCTTACAACGCAAAAAACAATGGAAAGCAATATTCAAAAATTAAATAACAGATTTTTAATATTGAAACAACATCTAGAGGAAAAGTCCATTGCATATTCCATATTAAAAGAAGAATTAGAAGATATATGTGAGCAAATTAATTCTATTCAAGAAGTACATGAGCAATATGTAATAATGTTACAAGCATTGCGTAAAGATGAAATGGCTGCAAGAGAACAGTTAGTTCATTTGAGAAAATTACTATTTGAATCTAGAAGAATGATTGATAAAAATAATTTACCAGGATTACCTAAAGATTTTTATGATCTTATTGCAGAAACGAATAGTAATATTAAAGCTGTTACGGAAAAATTAGAAGAAAAACCATTGAATATTATTGAGGTTAATGTTATTTTGCAACATGCCGTTGCTTCCGTTGAAAAATGTTATAATGAGACGAAAGACATTATAGAAAATGCAGCATTAGCAGAAAAAGTTATTCAGTATGGAAATCGATATAGAAGTAAATATAATTCTGTACATGAAAGGCTAGTAGAGGCCGAGCAATTGTTCCGTAGTTTTCAATATGCTGCGGCATTGGAAGAAGCGGCTACATCGCTAGAAGAAGTAGATCCAGGGGTACTTAAGAGAATCGATAAACTAATTGAAAAAAGAATTGGAAATGATGAAGGTGAAGTGGAACAACAAAATATTAACTAG
- the megL gene encoding methionine gamma-lyase — translation MDKKRFETTVIHDGYDSTQFHGSLAPPIYQTSTFSFETAEQGEKRFAGEEEGYIYSRLGNPTVKMLEERIAALEKAEAGLAFGSGMAAVSATLIGLTKSNDHILCSQGIYGCTFGLLTLLESKYNVSHSFCMMQTEQEIRDAIRPETSCIYLETPVNPTMMLIDLDLVVSIAKEKNIPVVVDNTFSSPYLQNPIELGCDIVLHSATKYIGGHGDVIAGLVVGKKEWIQEISMTTLKDIGGVMAPFDAWLLLRGLKTLPVRMDRHCENAEKLTNMLKENELVEKVFYPGDVNNPSYPIMKKQMRKGGGLISFTIKGGKKECQQILNNLKLIKIAVSLGDAETLIQHPATMTHSVVPKETRETMGITENLIRLSIGLEAWEDIWADLQQALEKLKK, via the coding sequence ATGGACAAAAAGAGATTTGAGACTACGGTAATTCATGACGGATACGATAGTACGCAATTTCACGGAAGTCTAGCACCACCTATATATCAAACATCGACTTTTTCTTTTGAAACAGCGGAACAAGGGGAGAAGCGCTTTGCAGGAGAAGAAGAAGGGTATATTTATTCCCGCCTAGGAAATCCAACAGTAAAAATGTTAGAAGAAAGAATTGCTGCATTAGAAAAGGCAGAAGCAGGCTTAGCGTTTGGCTCTGGTATGGCCGCAGTTTCTGCAACTTTAATTGGTTTAACGAAAAGTAATGACCATATTTTATGTTCACAGGGGATATACGGATGTACATTTGGACTTTTAACACTGTTAGAGTCAAAGTATAACGTATCCCATAGCTTTTGCATGATGCAAACAGAACAAGAAATTCGCGACGCCATCAGACCTGAGACGAGCTGTATTTATTTAGAAACACCGGTAAATCCTACTATGATGTTGATTGATTTAGACTTGGTTGTTTCTATAGCAAAGGAAAAGAATATTCCAGTTGTAGTTGATAACACATTTAGCTCTCCATATTTACAAAACCCAATTGAACTAGGGTGTGACATCGTACTACACAGTGCTACGAAATATATTGGTGGTCACGGGGATGTTATCGCAGGATTAGTAGTAGGAAAAAAAGAATGGATACAAGAAATTTCGATGACTACTTTAAAAGACATTGGTGGTGTAATGGCACCGTTTGATGCGTGGTTACTTTTAAGAGGATTAAAAACGTTGCCTGTTAGAATGGATCGTCATTGCGAAAATGCCGAAAAATTGACGAATATGTTAAAAGAGAATGAGCTTGTTGAAAAAGTATTTTATCCTGGGGATGTAAATAATCCGAGTTACCCTATTATGAAAAAACAAATGCGTAAAGGTGGAGGCCTAATTTCATTCACTATTAAAGGTGGAAAAAAAGAATGCCAACAGATTTTAAACAACTTAAAATTAATAAAAATAGCTGTAAGTCTAGGAGATGCTGAAACCCTAATCCAACATCCAGCTACGATGACTCATTCTGTCGTACCGAAAGAAACACGCGAGACAATGGGGATTACAGAGAACTTAATTCGTCTATCTATTGGACTTGAAGCATGGGAAGATATTTGGGCAGACTTACAGCAAGCTTTAGAAAAATTGAAAAAATAA
- a CDS encoding sensor domain-containing diguanylate cyclase gives MNQSKMSLKQLKMLMYDYFLHSEIFDLETINVIVEDFLKENMEVENVKVISCNDKELFIKEPNDLINAYQNKYSIPLIHNEVYEGELLLHVYKTKKIPTDYINELSKELALVLNKVKKLVLAKNEQHRYEQLYRVTSKFHSTMEINTILSEIFATLRNMYNDYTYFLMLTSDYDNLQNLPVKRFNFDEGDSVAMQAYVTGEVQLEDSIKEKRSYIYIPLKGKQGIYGVLQIIAVDAVVFPKEEIMFITLLANTAGTAFENAQLYQQSRQSISDLRLINEASHQLNTNLRLSEVTAYLYEKIMDTFQAKELGFLVCNRDGRKTEQDILEGSTSFFEKENANVLIDYVRQSIIQQKEPIFISDTRSNPTLKDLEFYSCIVIPMELSNDKIGACIVGHTLPYFFSFDQFKLLQSLIHHSTLAFSNSMLREELEKFVITDYLTRLRSRKYLDEKIQVSMKNDSFGTFLLVDIDDFKLVNDRYGHQVGDDILIQVANIIKENIRDTDIAARWGGEELAIYLPKVDLSLGTQIAERVLTQVTTKTTPTVSISCGISYWEKGDSITAKELFLNADSALYEAKETGKNKYCIQKENTAFSS, from the coding sequence ATGAACCAATCTAAAATGAGCTTAAAGCAATTGAAAATGTTAATGTATGATTACTTTCTTCATTCGGAAATTTTTGATTTGGAAACAATAAATGTAATTGTTGAAGATTTTTTGAAAGAAAATATGGAAGTTGAAAATGTTAAAGTCATCTCATGCAACGATAAAGAATTATTTATAAAAGAACCTAACGACTTAATTAATGCTTATCAAAATAAATATAGCATTCCACTAATTCATAATGAGGTTTATGAGGGGGAATTGCTTTTACATGTTTACAAAACAAAGAAAATACCAACTGATTATATAAACGAGCTTTCCAAAGAGCTGGCATTAGTTTTAAATAAAGTGAAAAAATTAGTCTTGGCAAAAAATGAACAACATAGATACGAACAATTATATCGGGTAACCTCTAAGTTTCATTCAACGATGGAAATAAATACGATACTATCAGAAATATTTGCAACGTTACGAAACATGTATAATGATTACACCTATTTTTTAATGTTAACATCAGACTATGATAACCTTCAAAACCTGCCTGTTAAGCGCTTCAATTTTGACGAGGGTGACTCGGTTGCTATGCAAGCTTATGTTACTGGTGAAGTGCAATTAGAGGACTCTATAAAAGAAAAAAGATCGTATATTTATATACCGCTAAAAGGGAAACAAGGGATTTACGGAGTATTACAGATAATCGCAGTAGATGCTGTTGTTTTCCCGAAAGAAGAAATAATGTTTATTACACTTTTAGCAAATACGGCTGGAACTGCTTTTGAAAATGCTCAATTATACCAACAGTCAAGGCAATCCATTTCAGACCTTCGATTAATTAATGAGGCATCCCATCAATTAAATACGAATTTACGATTGTCAGAAGTGACAGCTTATTTATACGAAAAGATAATGGATACATTCCAAGCAAAAGAACTCGGTTTTTTAGTTTGCAATCGAGATGGAAGAAAAACGGAACAAGATATATTAGAAGGGTCAACTTCCTTTTTTGAAAAAGAAAATGCAAACGTCCTTATTGATTACGTAAGACAAAGTATCATTCAACAGAAAGAGCCGATTTTCATTAGTGATACTAGAAGTAATCCTACTTTAAAAGACTTAGAGTTTTATTCATGTATCGTTATTCCAATGGAATTATCAAATGATAAAATTGGAGCTTGTATCGTAGGGCATACGTTGCCATATTTCTTTAGTTTTGACCAGTTTAAATTGTTACAATCATTAATTCACCATTCTACGCTTGCCTTCAGTAACTCCATGTTAAGGGAAGAGTTAGAGAAATTTGTCATTACAGATTATTTAACGCGATTAAGATCAAGAAAGTATTTAGATGAAAAAATACAAGTATCGATGAAAAACGATTCTTTCGGAACATTTTTACTAGTCGATATAGATGATTTTAAACTTGTTAATGACCGTTACGGACATCAAGTTGGTGACGATATATTAATTCAAGTGGCCAATATAATAAAAGAAAATATTCGCGATACAGATATTGCAGCACGTTGGGGTGGCGAAGAATTGGCAATCTACTTACCTAAAGTAGACTTGTCCCTTGGTACTCAAATTGCTGAACGTGTACTAACACAAGTAACTACGAAAACAACACCAACTGTTTCCATCTCATGTGGTATCTCTTATTGGGAAAAAGGAGATAGTATTACAGCGAAAGAACTATTTTTAAACGCGGATTCCGCTCTTTATGAAGCAAAAGAAACTGGTAAAAATAAATATTGCATACAAAAAGAAAATACAGCATTCTCATCATAG
- the rpsD gene encoding 30S ribosomal protein S4, with amino-acid sequence MARYTGPSWKISRRLGISLSGTGKELDKRPYAPGQHGPNQRRKISEYGLQLQEKQKLRHMYGMNERQFRRLFDIAGKLPGKHGENFMVLLESRLDNVVYRLGLARTRRQARQLVNHGHVMVDGARVDIPSFRVKVGQTISLREKSSNLTVVKESVEVNNFVPDYLTFDADKLEGTFTRLPERSELAAEINEALIVEFYSR; translated from the coding sequence ATGGCTCGTTATACAGGTCCAAGTTGGAAAATATCCCGCCGTTTAGGAATTTCTTTAAGCGGAACAGGTAAAGAATTAGACAAGCGTCCTTACGCACCAGGACAACACGGTCCAAACCAACGTAGGAAGATTTCTGAATACGGTTTACAATTACAAGAGAAACAAAAATTACGTCACATGTACGGTATGAATGAGCGTCAATTCCGTCGCTTATTCGATATTGCTGGCAAATTACCTGGTAAACACGGTGAAAACTTTATGGTTCTTTTAGAATCTCGTTTAGACAACGTAGTTTATCGTTTAGGTTTAGCTCGCACTCGTCGTCAAGCTCGTCAATTAGTTAACCACGGTCACGTTATGGTTGATGGCGCACGCGTTGACATCCCTTCTTTCCGCGTGAAAGTTGGTCAAACAATTTCTCTACGTGAAAAATCTTCAAACTTAACAGTTGTGAAAGAATCAGTAGAAGTGAACAACTTCGTTCCTGACTACCTAACTTTCGATGCTGACAAGTTAGAAGGTACTTTCACTCGCTTACCAGAGCGTTCTGAGTTAGCTGCTGAAATTAACGAAGCATTAATCGTTGAGTTCTACTCTCGTTAA
- the tyrS gene encoding tyrosine--tRNA ligase — translation MSNLLEDLKFRGLVNQITDEEGLEKLLETEKVKLYSGFDPTADSLHIGHMLPVLTLRRFQQAGHSPIALVGGATGLIGDPSGKKAERTLNTSDVVADWSNKIKDQLSCFLDFEAANNPAVIANNFDWIGNMDLITFLRDVGKNFGVNYMLAKDSVQSRIESGISFTEFTYMILQSLDFLHLYKNENCKIQIGGSDQWGNITAGLELIRKSEDEAKAFGLTIPLVTKSDGTKFGKTEGGAIWLDKEKTSPYEFYQFWINTDDRDVVKYLKFFTFLSHEEINELETEMEQAPEKRSAQKKLGEEVTKLVHGQEALEQAIRISEALFKGNIADLTASEISQGFKDVPSFQLEGEDDVALLELLVMSKIAPSKRQAREDITNGAISINGERETSLERVLTKEDRIEGQFTVIRRGKKKYFLIKY, via the coding sequence ATGAGTAACTTATTAGAAGATTTGAAGTTCCGCGGCCTAGTTAATCAGATTACAGATGAAGAGGGCTTGGAGAAGTTGTTAGAAACGGAAAAAGTAAAGTTATACTCTGGATTCGATCCGACAGCAGACAGTTTACACATCGGTCATATGCTACCTGTTTTAACGTTAAGAAGATTTCAACAAGCTGGACACTCTCCAATCGCTTTAGTTGGTGGAGCTACAGGTTTAATTGGTGATCCAAGTGGTAAAAAAGCAGAACGTACGTTAAACACTTCCGACGTTGTTGCGGATTGGTCCAATAAGATTAAAGACCAACTTTCTTGCTTTCTAGACTTTGAAGCTGCTAATAATCCAGCTGTTATTGCGAACAACTTTGACTGGATTGGTAACATGGATTTAATTACCTTCCTACGAGATGTTGGTAAAAATTTCGGGGTTAACTACATGCTTGCAAAAGATTCTGTACAGTCTCGTATTGAGTCTGGAATTTCCTTTACAGAATTTACTTACATGATCTTACAGTCACTAGACTTTTTACATTTATACAAAAATGAAAATTGTAAAATACAAATAGGTGGAAGTGACCAATGGGGTAACATAACTGCTGGTTTGGAACTTATCCGTAAATCCGAAGATGAAGCAAAAGCTTTTGGGTTAACAATTCCATTAGTTACAAAGTCAGATGGAACTAAGTTTGGTAAAACAGAAGGCGGAGCTATTTGGTTAGATAAAGAGAAAACATCTCCTTACGAGTTCTACCAGTTCTGGATTAACACAGATGACCGCGATGTTGTTAAATACTTGAAATTCTTTACTTTCTTATCCCATGAGGAAATTAATGAGTTAGAAACTGAGATGGAACAAGCACCTGAAAAACGTTCCGCTCAAAAGAAACTGGGTGAAGAAGTTACAAAACTTGTTCATGGTCAAGAAGCATTAGAGCAAGCAATTCGTATTTCGGAAGCATTATTTAAAGGTAACATCGCAGATTTAACTGCATCAGAAATTTCACAAGGTTTTAAAGATGTTCCTTCGTTCCAATTGGAAGGAGAAGATGATGTTGCTTTATTGGAACTTTTAGTGATGAGCAAAATTGCACCTTCTAAGCGTCAAGCTCGTGAAGATATAACAAACGGTGCAATCTCTATAAACGGCGAACGTGAAACAAGTTTAGAGCGTGTCTTAACTAAAGAAGATCGTATTGAAGGACAATTTACGGTTATTAGAAGAGGGAAGAAGAAGTACTTTTTAATTAAATACTAA
- the refZ gene encoding forespore capture DNA-binding protein RefZ — translation MDSTRNRIVEAAIGLFHANGYSGTSVRDIATKAKVNVAHISYYFSSKAGLHEHLITSFLEEYMLILEYQFKKIKTYSARECLLSTISSVLQFHRENSKLASYVYREIMLQTTLAREIMITYLAKEKQFYKYVFEYGRKTKEFHAISVPLTVAQLRNMISMPFLHASYLSEVWQIMPYDANSLMQYEKIIVKWLEQMVFIQGTKRIAL, via the coding sequence TTGGATAGTACTAGGAATAGGATAGTAGAAGCAGCGATAGGATTATTTCATGCGAATGGCTATAGTGGAACGAGTGTAAGAGATATTGCTACAAAAGCGAAAGTAAATGTAGCCCATATTTCTTATTATTTTTCTAGTAAAGCTGGCTTGCATGAGCACTTAATAACTAGCTTCCTTGAAGAGTATATGCTAATTTTAGAATACCAATTTAAAAAAATAAAGACATACTCGGCAAGAGAATGTCTTCTATCGACAATATCATCTGTTTTACAATTTCATAGGGAGAATAGTAAACTTGCTAGCTACGTCTATCGTGAAATAATGTTACAGACAACTTTAGCAAGAGAAATAATGATAACGTACTTAGCGAAGGAAAAGCAATTTTATAAATATGTATTTGAGTATGGTAGAAAAACAAAAGAATTTCATGCTATTTCTGTACCTCTTACGGTTGCTCAATTAAGAAACATGATAAGCATGCCTTTTCTTCACGCTTCTTACTTGTCAGAAGTATGGCAAATAATGCCATATGATGCGAATAGTTTAATGCAGTATGAAAAAATTATTGTAAAATGGTTAGAACAGATGGTTTTTATCCAGGGTACAAAAAGAATTGCTTTATAA
- the brnQ gene encoding branched-chain amino acid transport system II carrier protein, translated as MSNKLYSNKDILILGLMLFALFLGAGNMIFPPLLGQSAGTNLWISVLGFLITGVGLPLLGIIAIAKTGGDLQTLANRVNPVFGLVFTLIMYLAIGPFFGIPRTGTVAYEIGMTPFLPAGWNTEGWPLFLYTIVFFAITFYVALNPSKLVDRIGKILTPILLTVIGILVLKSIVTPMGEIQAPALAYEESPFFKGFIEGYLTLDTIAALVFGIVIISAIRDKGVTDKRTIANLCLKAGFIAAAGLTVVYAALAYLGATSKDAIGDAANGGVILSGSANYLFGSIGAVILGLAITFACLTTSVGLVSACSKFFAKVVPTISYKMFVGILSVFSMIVANVGLNQLITFSLPVLIMIYPLAIVLIVLSFVKMDNPSSVYGFALLFTGIISVVDGLAIADINITFLQNIFSNLPLYAEGVGWLVPAIVGALIGFILGKIKS; from the coding sequence ATGAGTAATAAATTATATTCAAATAAGGATATTCTTATATTAGGGTTAATGTTATTTGCATTATTTTTAGGGGCAGGTAACATGATATTCCCACCACTGTTAGGTCAATCTGCAGGTACAAACCTTTGGATCTCTGTACTCGGGTTTTTAATTACCGGTGTAGGGTTACCATTACTAGGTATAATTGCGATTGCCAAAACAGGTGGGGACTTACAAACACTTGCTAACCGTGTTAATCCTGTTTTTGGATTAGTTTTCACTTTAATTATGTACTTAGCTATTGGTCCTTTCTTCGGAATTCCTCGTACAGGAACGGTAGCATATGAAATAGGTATGACACCATTTCTTCCTGCTGGATGGAATACAGAAGGATGGCCACTATTTTTATATACAATTGTGTTTTTTGCCATTACATTCTACGTAGCATTAAATCCATCTAAATTAGTAGATCGTATCGGAAAGATATTAACTCCAATTCTTTTAACTGTTATAGGAATTTTAGTTTTAAAAAGTATTGTAACACCTATGGGCGAAATACAAGCACCTGCTCTAGCTTATGAAGAATCACCATTCTTTAAAGGGTTTATCGAAGGTTATTTAACATTAGATACAATCGCTGCGCTAGTATTTGGTATCGTTATCATATCTGCTATTCGTGATAAAGGAGTGACAGATAAGAGAACGATCGCAAACCTTTGCCTTAAAGCTGGATTCATTGCGGCAGCTGGGTTAACCGTTGTGTATGCTGCACTTGCTTATCTAGGTGCAACAAGTAAAGATGCGATTGGAGATGCAGCTAACGGTGGTGTCATCTTATCTGGATCTGCAAATTATTTATTTGGTTCCATTGGAGCGGTAATTCTTGGTCTTGCTATTACATTTGCATGTTTAACAACATCAGTAGGACTTGTATCAGCATGTAGTAAGTTTTTTGCAAAAGTAGTTCCAACTATTTCTTATAAAATGTTCGTTGGAATTTTAAGTGTTTTTAGTATGATTGTTGCAAACGTTGGCCTTAATCAATTGATTACTTTCTCATTACCGGTATTAATTATGATCTATCCACTCGCGATTGTTTTAATCGTCCTCTCCTTCGTGAAAATGGATAACCCATCATCTGTTTATGGATTCGCATTACTATTCACTGGAATTATTAGTGTAGTGGACGGACTTGCAATTGCAGATATTAATATCACATTCTTACAAAACATTTTCAGTAATTTACCACTATATGCAGAAGGTGTCGGCTGGTTAGTACCTGCTATAGTTGGAGCACTAATAGGGTTTATATTAGGGAAAATAAAATCATAA
- a CDS encoding GAF domain-containing protein translates to MFQVELYSGTREENYELVLKQLKALISDEPNFIANLSNASALLNVFLKEINWVGFYLTEGNGLVLGPFQGLPACVRIPFGRGVCGTAASTKETQLVDDVHQFPGHIACDAASQSEIVVPMLKDGEVIGVLDIDSPIKSRFDEVDKKYLQQFVNVLLEG, encoded by the coding sequence ATGTTTCAAGTCGAACTATATTCTGGAACTAGAGAAGAAAATTACGAGTTAGTATTAAAACAATTAAAAGCATTGATTAGTGATGAGCCAAATTTCATCGCAAACTTATCCAATGCGTCTGCTTTATTAAATGTATTCTTGAAAGAAATTAATTGGGTTGGATTTTATTTAACGGAAGGAAATGGACTTGTTTTAGGGCCTTTCCAAGGTTTACCTGCTTGTGTAAGAATACCATTTGGAAGAGGAGTTTGCGGAACTGCAGCATCTACAAAAGAAACGCAGTTAGTGGATGATGTTCATCAATTCCCAGGTCATATCGCTTGTGATGCTGCTTCTCAATCAGAGATTGTAGTACCGATGTTAAAAGACGGAGAAGTTATTGGAGTATTAGACATTGACAGTCCAATTAAATCTCGATTTGATGAAGTAGATAAAAAATATTTACAGCAGTTTGTAAATGTATTATTAGAAGGTTAA
- the hisJ gene encoding histidinol-phosphatase HisJ — MKDKHIHTFYCPHGTRDTLEQYVEQAIKLKMDEISFTEHAPLPKRFTDPTPHKDSAMNWNDLSIYLEGVRKLKERYQGKLTINCGLEVDFIEEFEGETKYFLQEYGSLLDDSILSVHFLRKDINYYCLDYSEQQFGEIVKVYGSLDEVYKAYFETVEKSITSDLGIFKPKRIGHITLVEKFKLLYPYNGNLSLFVLPLLDLIKKHEMQLDYNGAGVNKKYCQDTYPPEHIAFEAAKRKIPLIYGSDAHNAQDLGQGLERINKQLL, encoded by the coding sequence ATGAAGGATAAGCACATTCATACTTTTTATTGTCCACATGGGACAAGAGATACGTTAGAGCAGTATGTGGAACAGGCTATTAAGCTAAAAATGGATGAAATCTCTTTCACCGAACACGCTCCACTTCCAAAGAGGTTTACAGATCCTACTCCACACAAAGACAGTGCGATGAATTGGAATGATTTGAGTATTTATTTGGAAGGGGTAAGAAAACTGAAAGAACGTTATCAAGGAAAGTTAACGATAAACTGTGGATTAGAAGTAGATTTTATTGAAGAATTTGAAGGGGAGACAAAATACTTCTTACAAGAGTATGGCAGTTTACTTGATGACAGCATTTTATCCGTGCATTTTTTACGTAAAGATATAAACTACTATTGTTTAGACTACAGTGAACAGCAATTTGGAGAAATAGTGAAGGTATACGGAAGTCTTGATGAAGTTTACAAAGCTTACTTTGAGACTGTTGAAAAGTCTATTACATCTGACTTAGGAATATTCAAGCCGAAGCGTATAGGCCACATCACATTAGTGGAGAAATTCAAATTGCTTTATCCATACAATGGGAATCTATCACTTTTCGTATTACCATTATTAGACCTAATAAAGAAACATGAAATGCAACTTGATTATAATGGTGCGGGAGTAAATAAAAAATATTGCCAAGATACATATCCGCCAGAACACATTGCGTTTGAGGCAGCAAAAAGAAAAATCCCTCTCATTTATGGCTCTGATGCCCATAACGCGCAGGATTTAGGTCAAGGGTTAGAAAGAATTAACAAGCAACTATTATAA